The Salvia miltiorrhiza cultivar Shanhuang (shh) chromosome 2, IMPLAD_Smil_shh, whole genome shotgun sequence DNA window AGTTTGTCAATATACTCGCATGCTAACtccaaaaaaaatcatttttatattgtaatttgtGATAATATATCAATTATTAGATTacatttataagttataagaaaataattgatTTTGATGCAGATTATTTTTTAGCTTAACTCTAAGAAAGGTACGTTTTTGCAAAACAAGTAAAGGAACCATGCAAAGTGCATGCTCGATCCCTTTACAAATACTGAATAATTGTGGTCATATGTGGTGGGCTATCATACATGTAGGAGCATTTTGGAGTTGGTGTTCTcttaattgcaccaaatattgTATACTATATTGTAAGAGAAATATTGGTGTGCTGTGATTTAAACATGTCTATTTTGCTATGAATGGAAAAATAATGTTTATTACTGcagtaatttataaaatattttatatatgcaGAAACCTGAATAAGCAAGAATATGAGTCCGGCCACTAAATATTATAAATACTCTATGCACGTACGCACTTGTGACTTGTGTTCTTCACACCGAAACAAGCATGGAGGCCTTGATGCTTTATCTTCAAcctctgcttcttcttcttcccctcTTTCTATATCTCGTCTTCTTCATCCGTAGAAAGGGCTCCGGCGATCTGAAAAACCCACCTCCCGGCTCCGTGGGCTGGCCGATTCTCGGAGAAAATGTAGAGCTCGCCCTGTTAGGCTCTCAGAGATTAATGACAGACAGGATGCAGAAATACTCTCCAGCTGCTTTCACAACGTCGTTGTTCGGAGAGAAACTGGTGGTATTATGCGGCGCAGCGGGCAACAAGTTCATCTTCACGAACGAGAACAAGCTCGTGACTCCGTGGCTGCCTCTATCAGTGAGGAAGGTCCTGTTCCCAGATTTCGACCAAGTGAAGCATCAGGAACCGGAGGAGACGTTCCACAACTTCAAGCGCGACCTTTTCAAGCCGGAGGCATTGAGAGACTACATGCCTGTGATGGACAGGCTGGCGCGTGAGCATCTGCGCCATGGCTGGAAGGCTGACTCGGTGGTGCAGGTGCGGCAGTCCACCAAGAAATACACCTTTGAGCTGGCGTGCAAGGTGTTCATGGATGTGGTGGACCCGGGGCTGCTGGAGAAGTTGCTGGAGCCCTTTTCTTTATTGACTGACGGCATGGTGTCCCTCCCTCTCAACTTGCCCGGGACGGACTTCAACCGCGCTGTCGGAGCTGCCAAAGTGGTGCGCGCTGAGCTGGTTAGGATTGCGCAGCAGCGGAGGAAGGAGCTGCTGGTGATGAGCCGGGGACGGGAGGACCTCATGTCGAAGATGTTGTTGGTCACTAATGAACACGGCAAATATATGAGCGATAGCAAGGTTGCTAACATGGTGGTTTGTGTGCTTGTTGCTGCCCTCTATGAAGTATCCTCTGCAATCACCATTGTCACTAAATCTCTTGCCGAACTTCCACACATTTACGACCAGGTTTTTAAAGGTAAATAGGAgtttaatttgataaattaatatatctCTTCTTACTATATATATGCATTAATTCCCCTGTCTTTGACAGAGCAAATGGAGATTGCGAAATCAAAAGGCCCTGATGAGCTGCTGACGGAGGGGGATGTGGAGAAGATGAAGTACACGTGGAACGTTGTGCTCGAATCCCTTAGGATAACACCCCCTTCATTCGGAACATTCAGAGAGACAACAACTGATATCAGCTTCGCAGGTTTCACCATTCCTAAAGGATGGAAGGTATATACATAAAACACCGAATCTACATTCTTTGacacttcatttctttcttcttcgtTTACAACTCAACTCAACAATGAACTCGCAGATAATGTGGAGCCCCCATTCGTCCCACTACAATCCCGACTACTTCCCAGAGCCGGAGAAGTTTGACCCGTCGAGGTTTGAGGGGACTGGACCGGCGCCTTACACATTCGTCTCGTTTGGAGGAGGGGCAAGAATGTGCCCCGGGAGAGGCTACGCCAGGCTTGTAATATTGGTGTTCATCCATAATTTAGTGACCAAGTTTAGATTTGAAAAGGTCTTTCCTGATGAGAAGATGTTGTTCAATCGTCTTTCGCCGGCACCGGCTCATGGCCTTCCTATTCGCATCCAtcctcataaaaaataaatccatCTATCCTTTGTCTTTGTATCATATTGGATTATGTAAGAGATGAACTTGGAAGTTTGATCTATCTATGAATTTATGCATGCATTGATGTACTTGAATGAATTTAGATCAAAAATTGTGTTAGAGTAGTATAAATAGTTaagtacttcatccgtccacgataagtgtggACCAGGGGCGTAGCCGGGGGCTAAAgcccccccaaaattttgaaaaacaaaaaattaaattaaattttatataatatacatatacaGTGtactattatttatattttaaaggaCAAATACTGGGGATAGACCATTGAAtcgaaaaaaagaaattagaagTAAACCCTTGGCTTGGCTGCGCCTGCGCCTGCGCTGCTGCCTGCTTCCGCTGCCTCTGCTCGCACCAGCACCGCCGGGCCGGCGACCGCTGCTCAGCCTGCTCCTGCCTCGCGCCACCACCGCTGTGGACCTGTGGTGAGTTCCTTGAAATTTTGACTTGAGAATAGCAGTCGGCGACTCCTTATGAACTTATTAGATGTGATTTTGGTTTGGGTGATGTAGTGGATTTATAAATTTTGGGTGAATTGGGGACGGTAATGATTAGGCTTCTATCATTTTGTGTGATTTTGGGTGAATTGGGAATATGAAGTTTTGGGTGAATGTGGGCAGACGCATACAAATGTCAAATTGGGTGAATTCATTGAatgcttttatttattgttaagtgaatgtttaatttattgttttttattgGCATATGTTTTTTAATGGTGAATGTTGGCAGACCGCATGTGTTTTATCTTGGAGAatgatttataatttattaatggtgattaatttatttttttgtaggaAATGGAAcgttttttttctaaaaaacgTAGAGGTGAATCTTCCCGTGCTTCAATGGCACCTATTACTGGAGCAAATGTAGAAGTTGATGTCAATGTAGAAGTTGAAACAAATTTTGAAGAATATGTCCGTGATCCCGGATTAAGGCGACCAATTGAGGAGTTTGATATTGCTATTCGAGATCAAATACGTAGAGAGTATTTGTCTATGGGTCCTTGTCAACTAGTTGGGCATAACTATCCGAATACTCAATTCGGCAATCAATTAAGGAGTTTTCAAGATGTATGGTATCAAAAGTTTGTGTGGTTAGAGTACAGTGTAGCAAAAGATGCTTGCTTTTGTTTTTGGTGTTATCTATTCAAGCCCGAAGATAAATCAAGTCGGTATAGAACAGATGTATTCACCAAGACGGGGTTTAGCAATTGGAAGAAGGCTTTAATTAAATTTGTGGAGCATGTTGGAGATGCGGATAGTTGTCACAACAATGCAAGAATACAATTTGAAGCATTTAAAGATCAAAGACATAGTGTGGCAAATATGTTTAGATCAAATGCTCGTGAGTTGGATGTTGCTTATCGCACTCGTTTGACGGCTTCATTGGATGTGACTCGTTTTCTATTGAAGCAAGGATTGCCTTTTCGTGGACATGATGAGTCAACTACTTCTTTAAATCGAGGTAATTTTCTTGAGTTGCTTCAATGGTATAGTGATCATAATGATATTGTTTCCAAAGTTTTGGGTTCAAATGCTCCTGGTAATAATCAAATGAATTCTCCACAAATTCAAAAAGATTTAGCACGTGCTTGTGCTTCAGAGGTTACACTTGCTATAATCAATGATATTGGGGATAAAGTGTTTACCATGTTGGTTGATGAGGCTCGAGATGTTTCATTGAAAGAGCAAATGAGAGTTGTTTTAAGATATGTGAATGATAAAGGATGTGTAGTTGAAAGATTTATTGGAATTGTGCATGTTGTTGACACTTGTTCACATTCTTTGAAACATGCTCTTAGTGCTTTATTTGTGAAAGATATTGCAACGTTTTCAATCGATGAGTACTCGTCGCAATCAGTTGTCATCGCTTTCTCAAACAGGAACAAGTAGCTCACCAAGTATTTATTCTTaggttatttgtaatgtattgaaacttttttagttatgttatttggaatgtattagaactatattatctatgaaaatgtcggtattattattattatatttgtattttagtaaaaaatgtctaaaatgtattgaatgcccccaaaaaaaaaattccgggGGCttccgcccccgaacccccataACAGTTCAACCCCCCCCCAAAtaaaatcctggctccgccactgagTGTGGTGTGGATGATCAGAAGATCACGGGCTTTAAAAATATATTGCGAGTTGTGTGCAAAGTGAAGAAAGAATCCCACTGAATTGATTTGTTaggtaataaattaataaatgatttgtgttatgaatttttgtaaatattgtgtgtgaatggaataaagtataaaagtataTATGTCCTAAAATGAAAAGACAACACTTATTGTGAACAAGCGAAAATGACGAAAGCCCACACGCACTTATCGTGGACGGAGACAGTATTATATAATATGATGGATTTATACAAGAtagatgtgtgtgtgtgtgtttttttattACTCACTCCGTCCTCCAAGTAACTTCATATCTACTGTGTGGCACTAGCCCACTACTAATAATACcccatttatttttaattttgatatttttgttagaataaagtaataaacttgatttgtaaataatattctagaattagaagaaaagagagaaaaaaagaaagttaGAAAAGGgaattgaagaaagattgtgttagTAAACTACAATCCCCCAACTCAAATTCCTAAGCACACTCACatccacaaccaatttctccaaatttcctcctaccaattaaataaattttccattatatatacttatattccaacaaagtggtatccaagccataaaatcctacctgtggaatggccaacctacaatcgtttcaagtccccatgctcaacaagagcaactttgacaattggagcatcaagatgaaggcgctattgggagcccacgacgtttgggagatcgtggagaacggctacgaagagccgcaggacgaggccgcactatcccaacaacaaaaggatagattgcgagatgcgagaaagagagacaagaaggctctctgtctcatttatcaagcgctGGGGGACGACGATTTCGAAAAGATCTCGAATGCAAGTACCACcaaagaagcgtgggagaagctccagaacgcgtgcaaaggagcggagcaagtaaaaaaggtacgacttcaaactttaaggggagagtttgagtctttgcagatgaaagagtccgaatcgattttggattatttttcaagagttttggcggtgtctaatcaaatgaaaagaaatggtgaaaagttggaggatgtaagaattatggagaaaatattgcgctCACTAACTCCAAGATTTGAGCATATAGTAATCACaattgaagaaactaaaaatttggaggagatgacgatcgatctcttgttggggtcgttgcaagcatatgaggagaagcaaaaaaagaagcaagaaatttcagagcaacttttaaagttgctaGTAAGCccaaaagagaaagaagaaggtccAAGCAATGGCTGTGGACAATTCTGGAAAGGACGCGGCCAAGG harbors:
- the LOC131010056 gene encoding beta-amyrin 28-monooxygenase-like translates to MEALMLYLQPLLLLLPLFLYLVFFIRRKGSGDLKNPPPGSVGWPILGENVELALLGSQRLMTDRMQKYSPAAFTTSLFGEKLVVLCGAAGNKFIFTNENKLVTPWLPLSVRKVLFPDFDQVKHQEPEETFHNFKRDLFKPEALRDYMPVMDRLAREHLRHGWKADSVVQVRQSTKKYTFELACKVFMDVVDPGLLEKLLEPFSLLTDGMVSLPLNLPGTDFNRAVGAAKVVRAELVRIAQQRRKELLVMSRGREDLMSKMLLVTNEHGKYMSDSKVANMVVCVLVAALYEVSSAITIVTKSLAELPHIYDQVFKEQMEIAKSKGPDELLTEGDVEKMKYTWNVVLESLRITPPSFGTFRETTTDISFAGFTIPKGWKIMWSPHSSHYNPDYFPEPEKFDPSRFEGTGPAPYTFVSFGGGARMCPGRGYARLVILVFIHNLVTKFRFEKVFPDEKMLFNRLSPAPAHGLPIRIHPHKK
- the LOC131009690 gene encoding uncharacterized protein LOC131009690, with translation MAPITGANVEVDVNVEVETNFEEYVRDPGLRRPIEEFDIAIRDQIRREYLSMGPCQLVGHNYPNTQFGNQLRSFQDVWYQKFVWLEYSVAKDACFCFWCYLFKPEDKSSRYRTDVFTKTGFSNWKKALIKFVEHVGDADSCHNNARIQFEAFKDQRHSVANMFRSNARELDVAYRTRLTASLDVTRFLLKQGLPFRGHDESTTSLNRGNFLELLQWYSDHNDIVSKVLGSNAPGNNQMNSPQIQKDLARACASEVTLAIINDIGDKVFTMLVDEARDVSLKEQMRVVLRYVNDKGCVVERFIGIVHVVDTCSHSLKHALSALFVKDIATFSIDEYSSQSVVIAFSNRNK